A region of the Culex quinquefasciatus strain JHB chromosome 1, VPISU_Cqui_1.0_pri_paternal, whole genome shotgun sequence genome:
GCGATCCGCTTGCACCACCGGCGCTACTTCCGGACGAGCCAGAACTCTGCGAAAACTCCGGCACGCGGACCATCGAGCCGGGCCGGGGATTCGACGTCGACGAGGCAGCGTGACACGGGCCAACACCTTGCTGTACAGTACCCGGCTGAATCGCCGTCGACGGAAGTGGTTCGTTGTGCGGTTGACCCTTGGACTGACCGGACGCCGTCGAACCGTTCGAAGAACTATTCGCAACGGTCACACCACTCACCGAGCTGGTTGACGAGGACGGCAGCGTCACCTCCTGGATTGGAATGTCTGCAATTGCAAGATCGTAAGAAAACTAACCCAACTCCCGCTCCCAAAAACAACCCCATTGAACTCACTTGGGGCCGGCAGATAGCCGTAGAACAGCACGTCCCCGCAGCTGCTCTGGTCCATCTCCTCGCACAGCATCAGCCGCTTGATCAGCGGCGATATGTTGTAGAACTCCGCTTCGTGGCGCAGTACGCGGATGTCACAGGACCGGATGTCGATCTCCTTGGTGCGCAGGTAGTTCAGGATGATCGAGAACAGCTTAGGGTCGCGGTCGATGAAGATGGCGTCGGTTTCGTCGCGCAAGCTGAAGTCGAATGAGAGTCGAGAATGGTGTGAGTTGGAACTTGGTAATGGGATGTGGTAGAAGCGTACCTTGATATGCGCCCATTTCGTTCCGAGTTGAGCAGTGATGTGAAGAACGTGTCCGGGACCCATGTCAGTGTTTGGCGCGAGGTGGAAAATCTAAATAaatgagaaatattttttttaatgtcgtaCTATGTAGTACTAGTAGTACTATAATATAGATTTTTTATCTGTTAGTTTAAAATATATCTGGAACTGAATAAAGAATAGAACAAAACTTCAAGAAAATATCTAAAATGTTGCAAGTCAAAACAATACCAGCTGTGCAGTTGCAGGgctgtaaaaatatcaaactgACAGTTTTCAGCAATATCTCATCTCCCAAATATCACTGCGCTTCTTTCCGTCGCGAAATTCTCAGCAAAAACAGTTGTCCCGCATTCACAGTCATTCCCCCCTCTACAGAGCGTAGCCAAAAAAGCCGcctcagaacaaaattttccaacTCAATTTACGGGACGTAGTGCTTGGAATGTTCCCATCTCGCGTTCTTTCATAGCGGTTttcagagaaaacaaaataatcttcGGCGAGTGTTCGTAAACGAGGGAAGAGAagagatgacagttttcgtctGACAGCGGAAGACagcggttgtttttttttgttgttttcgtgGGGCGGCAAAGTGCttacggatggaggtggaagaatcCTCCAGCGGGGATGAGTTTCGTTCCGTAAACGGAACGCGGAAGCACAAGAAGACCAGCGACGGAGCCGTTGTCGGGAATGGCCAAGAGGAGAATcttctcaacaacaacaagatcAGCCCGCTGGCGGAgaaaaacaacaataacaatggTAACCCAGCCGGGAAAGTAAGCGACCTACTGTACTGTCGTCGTGCACAACCAAGCCAACTTACAAGCTGACTCCGTTTGGGATTAAATTGTTGTGTATCTCACAGGACCGTTTTGAAAACGCGCAGGCCCACGAGAAACGAAGCGAGCGGCAGCCAGGATAGTGTGGAGGTGCACGCCATCAAGAGAAAAGCAGAGTTTGCCTCCACGGAGGAAATTCCGTACATTGTTGCCATCCCCAAGGGGTACACCAACCTGAATCAGCTGAGTGAAAACAAGCGCTTGAGAAGATttcacatccggtgggaggcctcccggaacaagcgaccgaacgtgactcagtgcaggaactgcttgcagctgggtcatggaaccaggaactgccacctcaaggggaggtgcaacaactgtgggggtcgccacaagacggacgagtgcaaagtgcAAGAAGCCGAGccaaagcggtgtgccaactgctctggagcccacgaaatTGGAAATTCGTCACTtgcgtgctatcttgtgacacgtctacTGTAAcaagataggacgtgtcacaagacaATACAGAAGTGACGAAAtaccaaaaatgatgaaaaagggGAAAAATCAACATTCTCGCTTAAACTGAACTAAAATTTAAGCGATAACCTATAATTTTTTAGGGACTacctttttgtaaaaaaactaaacttttggTCGTCCAAGAAAGCAAACATCGGGCAAAATGGCGCGAAgctatggttttttttaaatgaaaaatgtgttttttttttttgcgaaaattgacgaaactGGCATTTTTTTCGACCACTCTAACACGCATGGGTGAAGGCATTTTGCATACTGTTTGTCCatccaagtctccatacaatttcggctgtctatacaaaatatgtatgtaaatattcgaaaatcagtatcttggaaaaagattttctgatcggttgaatgtcttcggcaaagttgtaagtggtctggacaattaaaaaaatacaatcttgaaaaaataactcattttatcttttgttttgcaataaaataagttcctaaaacaaaattttttagcgttttttttaatttatgttttttaatatttaaaatgcactcggattttttctctaatATCATTTGTAGagttcctataaacatatacaaaataatagtttataggacctgattgaaaaaactctagatttgtaccGTCGTTAGAGGTTTCAAAATGAGTGGAAATCGTGTATTTTATCCGGGACCTGATGTTGGTTTACGAgcactttgaaaaatgtgtacCAAATGTTACCAAGGattatttcaaagaaatagtTTGTTTAGATAGACATGTCTAATCGGATTAACTTAAACCGGACAGAGTACGTGCTTTTTGTCTAATATGGATTTTACTGAAATTAAAATcagaatatttcaaaattaagtactgcaaacttttcaatattttgtttattttgagtcGCAAAAAACGCAAATATCGATCCGTTTTCCTGTCCTGCCCTGATGATGATCTCCCTAATAGACTTGACCCCTTTTGCGTTACGTGGCAGATTGAGGCCATTCGACGACACTAACTCCACAAACTTGCCAGCCGACATTCCGGGGGCCTAGGTAACCATCGCACCACTTTCACACTCACCTCGTTCCACCGACGTTCAGATTTACGATATCGCTGATGTGGCTGGAAAAGGCCATCTTTTGCACCTCCAAGTAGCAACAACAAaattcttttcagaaattttaattcGGGCCTCGCTTCGTGGGGGGAAGGTGACTAGGCCACCGGATTTCCAGCTAGTTTTTTCGAGGGTCGGTGTTCCTGAACGCGTAGCGCACCATCAGCAAACGATGGCCATCGTTTTCGGGGTTGAGTTCACCGAGAAATTCGCGAAAgggtttgaaattttggaaaagacGACCGAACGCAAAACTTTTCACATGCGAGATGGACCAACTATGGTCTCAGCAGTCGTatgacagaaacaaaaaaaaaacttttcacaaCAAAGACTAATGAACTTTTGACATGTTGACAATCGCGATTCGACGGCTCGACCCAGTGTAAAAGAAATTGCTTAAAGTACGCAGCCACCACCTTCAAACTCACTGGGCACCAAACTCGAAGAGGCCTTTTCAAATTGCGCCAGCGCAACTGTCACCGCgattaaattttgttgttgttctgcATCAGCGTCTTGCACTATAGCGCGCGTGTCCTCGTAATTCCGTTTCATCCAGAACCGCTCTTACGATGGGTGCCATAGCCGAACCGGCGGAAGCCGGCCGATACCTCGCTGAAGACATGTACGACTACCCGTTGTGCTTTCACTGCGTGCGGTGGAGTCCGTTCATGGTCTACCTGGAGGACAACAAGCAGGCCCACAAATTTCGGCCCTTTGAGAAGGTTGGTTGTGTTTGTTGGCTATTTTTGTAGGGTTGTTGGgacttgaatgtttttttttgttcaggggATGCAACTCTACTGCGCGGCCTGTGTCCCGAAGCAGGCGGATTTTGAGCGGAAGTATCCGGGGGAGAAGCTGTACCGTGAAGAAAGCATTTTAAACGACCAGCAGCTGATGGCGCTGCTTGGCCGGTTCCAGTACGAACACCCCAACAAGGACGGATTCGCCGAGCTGGACCGAGTGATCATCACGGAGAACGCAAAGCTGCAGCCGTACAAAAAGTTGGCAAAGAAGCCACTCCCTCTGAGATGCAAGGCGGCCTTGCTGACGGACCTCTTCCCGGCGATGCACCGGATGGAAAACAGGAAGTTCCCCAGTTACCGTGCGATGCGCTCGGCGGTACGTGCCAAGGCCACCGCAATCGCCGAGGGATACATGAACCTGACGGAAACCGAGCAAAGCCAGCTGCAGGACAACTTTGACGTGCTCGTCGATCGGACGCCGATGCACGCGAAGATCTCGAGCCAGCAGCAGCGTTCGCTGATGCCTCCTCCGGTGACTCCGTTCCGACCTGTGACGCCAGAACAGGCAGCTCACGAGACGATGTCCAGCCTGGGCGACGTGTCAAATATGAGCTCGGAATCACGCGTTGATGCTCTTCGAATGGATCGTAAGTCATACACTCTGGTCCTCTTTTCAGTCCCCTCATTAAATCCCCCTCCCTCTCTACAGTCAACTCCGATGACGAATCAAACGCGTCCTCGCTCGAGGGCAGCTTGGCCCGTTCCTCGCAAGAACCGTCGTCTCACGCAGCAAACGCGCCCCGACCGCCGCCCTCCACCCAAAGTGACCTCGGCCTTTCGTCGCAGGACGTTTCCATCCCCGGGAACGGGATCATTCCCGGCGGTGATTCGCAACGCGTTGCCGGAACGCAGCAAACGTCCTCCGAAAGTATACACCTGTCCTCGCAGGACATCTCCGACGAGCCGAACCTCAGAGTTGCGCTGCCAGCTCCCAGAATCACCCGGGTCAACACTAGTGACTCGGACTCGAGCACCGCCTCCGTAATGTCGACAAGGTCGCGCAAACGCTCGTCGTCCGCCTCGGATCGATCGGAGTCCCCGGTGGCCGTGCCACCCACGCCAAACGACGGCCAGCAGGCCGGCCCGAGCAGCAAGCGGGCGCGCAACGACATTCGTGAGTGCTCCAAAGTACTAACAAAGAAAAATTCAAAGCAAATCTTCTTCTTTTTGTTTTGCAGCGACAAATCCAACTCCGGCTCAGTTTGTGCGGAATCCCGTAGGCCGGATGCCGCGGCTGAAGGGCGCGTAACCGAACAACGGAGCTGCTGCTGAGAGCGCAATCGCTTTGTTCATTTATGTATTGTAACTGTATTTAATagggttagtttttttttgctgaaagccATGACTGATTTTGCCAGTGCGTAATTAtatgtttcaattttgtaattaacaacttcacatttattgaacaaGCCCTGAAATTCGAAATCGCTCCTCAAAATCGCACGGACATAAAAGCTCTGAAAGGCATCACTCCCGATCAGCGGGGTAGAATGGGCCActttagaaaacaagccattttgtctaataaaacgttgaaggagataagaaatgacttaagggacctttctaacatagttcCCATGAAGTAAGaccacttttatgaaaatagtcacttaccaaaacaaacatttttgaaaatagttttttttactgtgacattttttttttactatgaacagacacggaccactgcgacacttgcgtatctattgtagtatgatctgatctcaggttttctgttttgctgctgTTTACAGCCTTccgaacgatcgtcttccgtagcgctattgtttgagcgagacagttattgacaaattattcgAGCAAATTATTCGAGCAGTTATCTCCCGAGGACGTGGAGATAagcgagattgaggggaaatctcgtttatttttgacccatctagagatcgttaccgatcatatagcccaatcttcagctcgaatttttccTGAGACcctgagagcatgtgaccgagtcgaaagtagcatttgaagcCCTTCTCTGCATATTGTTGCAGAGTTCTTcaagaatctatgacatttccccgaaacccacattcccgaagagacatttccccgaatgccacatctccgaaaagacactttcccgaaatgtcatttacccgaaaatcatttccccgaacaatccatttccccgaacggccaCATCCCCGAGTGGCGACttccctaaaaaccattttcccgaatggccactttCCCTAATAttccacatccctgaaaatcattttcccgaatgaccatattcccgaacggccatttccccgaacgccacttccccgaacccggtcaggcgggtatggccgttgcccagaaccgcgcgcgcggttctgggcaacggccatacccgcctgaccgggttcggggaagtagcgatcaatgaagtatcatgtccacaattgaacgttcaaaaaattccgagcttcacttgaattttgaatattcaaattgatgtaagtgcgacaactggccaaagggatttcaggtcagaacatgtttgcacacgttcaggcccgactaccgcaaaaaattgtaattgttactcgggaccttagcaaccaaaatcagctgtcgagcttaagtatagcccctaaactactttaaattgatttagtaATATTGAATCTAAAATGGCGgttatgaaatattcaaaaaatgtattttgtaatttaataatcaactatttagatAAGATTAAAAGGGTTgattgcagaactcgaattgaaagtaaaaaaaaaaaaaaaaaatccaaccaaaattgataaagaaaaatcagttcagtcaaacaaaatctagaacaaacaaAATCCTGCGCATCGAATCGTCGCATAAAGCTATCGTTGCTGTTCTATCCTTACCAcgtagataccgttttggaaaattgtcctttctgaaaatggccgctacaaaaaaaaatcttttttatggaacgtggatgatctcaatacccagcactcttgaagtgtccgcgtggtttattaatggcctgctacggttatttgttttttttagtcttacaaaacacataatttattattaacgccatacttttataaaaaaaatccctaaataacaatttagtttataactaggttatcattcgggaaatttgattttttggtgaggtaaccattcgggtaaatgtaaattcgggaaaacgacagttcggtaaaatggccattcaggtaaatgacattcggggatatggaattttcgggaaaatgattttcggggatgtggaattttcgggaaaatgattttcggggaagtggcactttcggggaaatgattttcggggatgtggaattttcggggaaatgattttcggggatatgggattcgggaaagtgggattcggggataagggataaaaccgtTCTTCAACActcagactcagtcgccaacagatcgtccgagagattggatggGATGGGTTTTGTGGAGGCTTGGGACTTGACAAATCAATTCCCGAAGCAGCCGAATTCccctctcgaccgccacctaccgcttttgcctcgccagatgggtttcaagccattgaccttccgcttacaaagcgaaacccgtaccactaGACCACGGGAGCTGGGCCAGGAGCGACATAATCCATTAACCAAACCCTATCGTGatacatttttcatcatttcaaattactatttctggaccctgaattcagggGTCTCCTACGAAAGGCAGAATCTCAAAAGGCCGAATCCCGAAAGGCAGAAATTCAAAAGGCCGAATTACTCGAAAGGCAGAATTCTCATAAGGCCGAATCCCAAAAGGCCGAATGTTCAAAAGGCCGAATCTCATAAGGCAAACCGCGCCGGAAAAGGCGGAAACGCATTCCAAACTTCGTTTGGAATGCGTTTCCGCCTTTTCGGGCGCGGTttgctattattatttttataaaccaTAAATAGTAATGTAACAAAAAATGGTTTATAAATAAAGAAGGCATAACTTTCGAGCACTGCTACTAACTAAATTTATAATGTTTCTATTTATTTGGCGCAAAACGAGGGGCAGGACACACCTAATCAATTATTGTAACGCTAATCAACTAGCGTAATTTTCTGTCAATTAGCTAATCAATTAGCGCTGAACTGACACGTCATTCCCACCCTGATTTAAACTATCTTGTCATATCGAGAAGAGTCATTTTGACAGCAGCAAACGTGTTTTGTTTCCAATGTTTTTGGAAGGATTCTAAAACCCCGAttcggaattttgtgaaaattgctcCTTCCAGGACGACATTTATCGTTATTCCTGTGGTCCAAGCGAAAGAGGTGGACTGCGGCACCAATCCTAGTCATTATTTTcggagatttattttttattttgagtgaAACGTATGGTTTTGAAGCACAAATAAAGGTTCAATCTTTGGTGTCCCCAGTGGAACTTCCCGGAGATCGAGCTTTTGTTGGATGGTCCTGGAGTTTCTCCGCATCAGATACCGGCGGATGATGCTTCCACCGAGTCGTTTTTATCGTTGGGGGGTCTGTatgaagtttttgtttttgacacgGATTTCTTTAGATGCTGCCAACTCAGCAAAACTCCTTTTTTCCGATGGCACGATTTTTGGTTCTGCTACCGCTTACTGCTATTGTGGCAGTAACGATCTAAAAACGTGGCCCAGATAGGTTGGGCTGGCCGTAACCGGAAGGTTTGCTTTTTTTACAGACAGATAACCGGAAACAAGGAAGCAAGCACGGTTCTAATAATTCAGACCATTCGAATCAAACTTCTTCCGGGGGAATTTTAAGGCGCTTCGAAGTTGCGGACCTCCATGGAAATTGCGGATAATTTAATGTTTGACGAGTTAGAAGAGGAAAAGAACAGTTTACGATGTCCAGAATGTTGTTGCCTGGGTAATATGATCACTATTTCCATTGTGATTCCGGCAGTGCTAATTACCAAAAGATCATCATTGACGTGGGCCAGTTCTTGAGCTGTACTTTCATTCGAAAGAAATTCCCCCACCCTCATTTGTAAAAACCAAAGTTTATTTCACACGCAATCTCCAGATTAGAATGATAATCCGGATATCCCCAATTGAGCACTCGTGTTACAAATGATAGCCTTTTCGAGACACGAGATCTGCTCAACACCAACAATGTTTAGTAGTCCAGGAATGTACTCTTTAGCGAATCCTTCCGAGTGCGGTCCATCCGGGCAATCACGTCCAGGTGTCGTGTTGTTCCCCTAGTTCCAACTGTAAATGTTCACGCTGCCGTCCTTTAGCAGGTGGAAAAGCGCCCGATCTCCGTCGTACTTCAACTCGCACTTGAATCCTTCCCGTCGAATCGCTCCAACACTTCCTGAACGCCCTTGGTCGGATGCGCCAACATGAACTTCTACGGTGTTCCCGGCATCATCGAACACTTGTCCACCAGGTAAACCACCCCGTCCTCCAGCAGCAACTGTACAATCTGGTTGACGGACTCCGTCTTCAGCACCAACGCAATGTCCTCCACCTTCACCTTCGAAAGCTTTCTCACACTTGCTCAATGCGTTCGCCACCGGTTCATTAAAACCGTCATGGTTCGGCGGCGTCATCGCACAAGCTTGCGCCAACGCTTACAGCAGCGACTGCTCCACCAAACTAAACCGTGCCGACCCGCCCAAACATCGACTGAATCTTGTCCATCATCCGTCCCCGTCATCTTGTTAATCTTCCTCAACTTCCCAAACACGGCCTTGACTGAATGCGGAGCCGGCCGGAACATCATCCGTAGCTACTCTTGCTCTGCTCCGTCACCAGGCCCAAATCCCTCGTCGTCTGTGCGTCCATCAAAATTTGCGCCAAACTTCGGCCCGTGCTCTGCCTAATCGCATCATCAACGAGTACTCCCCGTCATGTCCAACTCGACGCCCGCGTACGCCGGTGCCAAGTAAGCTGGTTCAAGCTTAAGTACACACTCGCCAGCAGATCGTCCGGACTCAGAATCAGAACCACCGAGCAGAAGTAGTTGGCCAGAATCTCGATCATCCGCAGCCGCTCGATGATCTGTAACGTTCGCGCCAAGCACGTCACCGTTTCGCCCTTTCGCCAGAACTTTCTCCCGTATTGTACTCCGTCCCGTAGTTCTTGGAGGCGGCCAGAATCGCCGCAACCGCCTTCTCTTTGCGCTCGTGGAGAAACTCATCATGTTGTTCTTATTGTTCACCTCCTTTTCGGTGATTCCGACGGTTCGCGCTTCACTTCCGGTTGCTCCTTCTTTACAACGGTAAAAGTCTTCTTTTCAGCCGACTTGAACGATCCATGGACTCTGTCTGGATCTGACCTTTCTATACATTTTTCTCCTCCTCCTGGAATGCTGTCGCGCGGGGATTTCTTGACCGATGAGGGGCTGTGAAAAATAGTCGTTTTAGCCAGCTCCATAACAGTGAATCGGTTATAATCTACCTACCTGGCCTTCCCGACGTTTCCTTCACTGAACGACATAATTCGCCTCCATTTCGTCGAATTACGTCCCGGCCGCCGGCTCTTCGGTGGAGGAAGCCTCCAGTTTGGGTTTCTTGCCGGCGCTGCAGACCACGGACGTgacgaaaaaagaaaaacaaacgacCTTCCATAATGAACAGCTGCTTGTTCTACTGCTGTCGGATTACACCGTGTTGGAGCTGGGACTTCTTTCACATCCGGCGAACGGAAATGACCTCGTCGTTTGCAGTGGCACCAGCAGCAACCGGGTCCCGACGGAATTTTGGTGGCTTCTGcggaaaaacattgtttttgttttgtgtttttgacaTTTCTTCATCAGACCAAGATAATGATAGAAGGTGGGAACCGTTAGTTGATTAGCGTCATACTAATTGATTAACTGATAATTTCTAATCAATTAGCCGATTATTTTAGTTGATTAGAGCATGTGTCCTGCCCCTCGgcgcaaaaaatagtttttataatttgaattcATTAAAGTACAAGATTGAAACACTTTTGAAATGCTTTAACTCATTTTATTCTACTCATTTGTATGCATGGTAACAATATTATCGGTAAAGATAAACAGAATGTACTCAATATGTACTTATTTcgcttaaaattacaaaaaagaacACAGTTTGTTAGtttagccgggaccgtggtgtaggggtaagcgtgattgcctctcacccagtcggcctgggttcgatcccagaaggtcccggtggcaaattttgagacgagatttgtctgatcacgcctttcgtcggatggggaagtaaatgttggccccggtctaacctagaggttaggtcgatagctcagtccaggtgtaggagtcgtctccctgggtcctgtcccggtggagtcgctggtaggcagttggactctcaatccaaaggtcgtcagttcgaatcccggggtggatggaagcttaggtgtaaaaagaggtttgcaattgcctcaacaatcaagccttcggacacctattttcgagtaggaatcccgtaatcgggaacgccaaggcaatgctgtagagcgaataatttgatttttttttgttagtttactGTATTTTTGAACATCATAATCaatgaaaatcgtgaaaatatgaacaaaattctgaattcCATAATCATTCTGCCTTTCGAGACATTCGGCCTTTTGAGACGTTTTGCCTTCTGAGTAAAAGACAAAATTCTGCCTTTTGAATTTCGGCCTTCCGAGATTCTGCCTTTTGAGTTTCGGCCTTTTGAGGCAATCtcgaattcagaaccatcattgacagtaaTTGCTCCAAGAGTGAAAGACACCTTCTCCGACCATAAACAGACGTAGcagctagaacaaaataatttgaaaatcgtgtgtTAAAACATGGCGGGAGATACACTAACGCCATCTCGCAGTCTATTGCCACTTGCAAGAATAAGCCTGAATGTAGACCACAGTTTTTGCAGGAGCCGTATTCTTATTTTCACCAACTAGATTTgatgatgcaattttttttttaaatttatttaataaactattttttttgccctgaaattaactaaaaattatCCGAAGCGATACTTGGaataaatctagagtttttttttgaataggtcctatcaacatcataaacatatgaaagacaatagtttataggaccattaaaaaactctagaaatactTTCTCGAGGGGTGAGATACATGTCCTAATCTATTAAGATTATCGCCTAGTTGATTAGAAATTTCAGTTAGTTGATTAGCATTTACGCTAATCAATTAGCGCATTCTCACCATTTTATTTACCTAGGTCTGTCACACAAACGTCAAACaaatcaaagcaaaacaaaaaatatttgcgtgCGGCCGCATGGACAATGGAAGTTAATCTGAAATACTGttaactggggtcaatcgggacgcatggggtgaattgggacagccttggggacagcagttttaaccatgttggagcacaatattttgatttttctggttggtttcggttagaacagactcaggccaacaaaaagTGTACAACCATTTCCAAAtctaaaagctttaagtgctctaaacactgctg
Encoded here:
- the LOC6039611 gene encoding uncharacterized protein LOC6039611; translated protein: MGAIAEPAEAGRYLAEDMYDYPLCFHCVRWSPFMVYLEDNKQAHKFRPFEKGMQLYCAACVPKQADFERKYPGEKLYREESILNDQQLMALLGRFQYEHPNKDGFAELDRVIITENAKLQPYKKLAKKPLPLRCKAALLTDLFPAMHRMENRKFPSYRAMRSAVRAKATAIAEGYMNLTETEQSQLQDNFDVLVDRTPMHAKISSQQQRSLMPPPVTPFRPVTPEQAAHETMSSLGDVSNMSSESRVDALRMDLNSDDESNASSLEGSLARSSQEPSSHAANAPRPPPSTQSDLGLSSQDVSIPGNGIIPGGDSQRVAGTQQTSSESIHLSSQDISDEPNLRVALPAPRITRVNTSDSDSSTASVMSTRSRKRSSSASDRSESPVAVPPTPNDGQQAGPSSKRARNDIPTNPTPAQFVRNPVGRMPRLKGA